From Verrucomicrobiota bacterium, a single genomic window includes:
- a CDS encoding SGNH/GDSL hydrolase family protein produces MAIGLSLPAAETQLAECAPRVGLPNFFAKLDRGNTVRIGYLGGSITAQAGWRPKTLKWFQQQYPTATISEINGAIGGTGSDLGVFRLRHDVLEFKPDLLFVEFAVNDGGAASEQIHRCMEGIIRQTWRDNPATDICFVYTLEGHMLDRLKEDKLPHSYAAMEQLAEHYGIPTINMGLAVARLEKAGKLVFKGKKPVTEEEQAALGDKILFSEDGVHPFPDTGHQVYLESIVRGMALITPAGKPAPHKLGEPFAADNWEHANLVPLSRAQLSSGWTKLDPVTNKLAKTFGPRLPELWKANRPGETIQFKFRGTSASIFDLVGPDCGQVIVTLDNQPPAVRPRFDAFCTYHRLASLAIGVNLTNLVHTVKLEIHPDQPDKAKILSQRNEKMDHSERFNDRAWYAGALMLIGDLVTE; encoded by the coding sequence TTGGCGATCGGCCTCTCTCTCCCTGCTGCTGAAACGCAGCTTGCCGAGTGTGCGCCGCGCGTTGGGTTACCCAACTTCTTCGCCAAGCTGGATCGCGGCAACACCGTGCGCATCGGCTACCTCGGCGGCAGCATCACCGCGCAAGCAGGTTGGCGGCCCAAGACGCTCAAATGGTTTCAGCAGCAGTATCCCACGGCCACGATCAGCGAGATCAACGGCGCCATCGGCGGCACCGGTTCCGACCTCGGCGTCTTCCGCCTGCGCCATGATGTGCTGGAATTCAAGCCCGACCTGCTCTTCGTCGAGTTCGCGGTGAACGACGGCGGCGCGGCGTCGGAGCAAATCCACCGCTGCATGGAGGGCATCATCCGCCAAACCTGGCGCGACAACCCGGCTACGGACATCTGCTTTGTCTATACCCTCGAAGGCCACATGCTCGACAGGCTCAAGGAAGATAAACTCCCTCACTCCTACGCAGCGATGGAGCAACTGGCCGAACACTACGGCATTCCCACCATCAATATGGGCCTGGCAGTCGCGCGATTGGAAAAGGCCGGCAAGCTGGTCTTCAAAGGCAAGAAACCCGTCACCGAAGAAGAGCAGGCTGCGCTCGGCGACAAGATTCTATTCTCCGAGGATGGCGTGCATCCGTTCCCCGACACCGGCCACCAGGTCTATCTCGAATCCATCGTACGCGGCATGGCGCTGATCACACCCGCTGGAAAACCCGCGCCGCACAAACTGGGCGAGCCGTTTGCGGCTGACAACTGGGAACATGCGAATTTGGTCCCGCTAAGCCGCGCCCAGCTCAGTTCCGGCTGGACGAAACTCGACCCCGTGACCAACAAGCTGGCGAAAACCTTTGGCCCGCGCCTCCCGGAACTGTGGAAAGCCAATCGTCCCGGCGAAACCATCCAATTCAAATTCCGCGGCACCTCCGCCAGCATCTTCGATCTGGTTGGCCCGGACTGCGGACAGGTCATCGTCACGCTCGACAACCAGCCCCCCGCCGTCCGCCCGCGCTTTGATGCTTTCTGCACTTACCACCGCCTGGCCTCCCTCGCCATCGGCGTGAACCTCACCAACCTCGTTCACACAGTAAAACTGGAAATCCATCCTGACCAGCCGGACAAGGCGAAAATCCTCAGCCAACGCAACGAGAAGATGGACCATTCGGAACGCTTCAACGACCGCGCCTGGT
- a CDS encoding paraquat-inducible protein A, with translation MQFQNCLSLAAVLVYTRGAFMRQHSPLIKFHRRAGWTIVLMLLAAVGFFVAGIFLPFTAVTKLWLFENQISVCRGLIVLWKGDELFLFMILFVFTICFPFVKMNALLALWLYPGLTADRARTFFKFVSHMGKWSMLDVFVVAILVLTVKSGGLASIKVQGGFFLFFISVMLTQFASLWTGRIASRLEK, from the coding sequence GTGCAGTTCCAGAACTGTTTGTCGTTAGCGGCGGTGTTGGTTTATACTCGCGGCGCGTTCATGCGACAGCATTCTCCATTGATAAAATTTCACCGGCGAGCCGGCTGGACGATTGTGTTGATGTTGCTGGCAGCGGTGGGTTTCTTTGTAGCGGGCATTTTCCTGCCATTCACCGCCGTGACCAAGTTGTGGTTGTTCGAGAATCAAATCTCCGTATGTCGCGGACTGATCGTTTTATGGAAGGGGGACGAACTGTTTTTGTTTATGATTCTCTTTGTGTTCACGATCTGTTTCCCGTTTGTGAAAATGAACGCCCTGCTGGCGTTGTGGCTTTATCCGGGCCTGACCGCCGACCGGGCACGGACATTCTTCAAATTCGTATCGCACATGGGCAAGTGGTCCATGCTCGACGTGTTTGTGGTCGCGATCTTGGTGTTGACGGTGAAATCCGGTGGTTTGGCTAGCATTAAAGTGCAGGGCGGATTCTTTCTCTTTTTCATTTCCGTCATGCTGACGCAATTCGCGTCGTTGTGGACCGGGAGAATCGCCTCGCGGCTGGAGAAGTAA
- a CDS encoding DUF1593 domain-containing protein, whose protein sequence is MNSQPNKFWPGLARRFCNICALCLLVHASALAAQERPRLLVLTDIGGDPDDQQSMVRLMVYANEFEIEGLVATASGTPGELKTAVTRPDLIREVVRAYGEVRANLMRHAHGWPETRALLGCVKSGNPNRGREYIGDGHDTEASRWLIKRVDAGSPERPLNITIWGGQTDLAQALWRVRRDRGTSGFAQFAKRFRVFDIGDQDGVAEWMRTEFPGMHYILSKAPAGKDRRLGTYRGMYLGGDESLTSREWIEQHVRKTGTLGALYPIKTWTDPNPNACLKEGDTPSWFFFLPPGGNDPKAPSKPGWGGRYRKATDGWFRDFDTEVTDRREAVSRWRPAFQSDFARRMSWCLPGGS, encoded by the coding sequence ATGAACAGCCAACCAAATAAATTCTGGCCGGGGCTAGCGAGGCGTTTTTGCAACATCTGCGCGCTTTGCCTGCTCGTTCATGCCAGCGCGTTGGCCGCCCAGGAACGCCCCCGGCTGCTGGTGCTGACGGACATCGGTGGTGACCCGGACGATCAGCAGTCCATGGTCCGGCTGATGGTCTATGCCAATGAATTCGAGATCGAGGGACTGGTTGCCACAGCTTCCGGCACGCCGGGTGAACTGAAAACCGCCGTCACGCGACCCGACTTGATCCGTGAAGTCGTCCGCGCGTATGGCGAGGTGCGAGCCAATCTCATGCGCCACGCGCACGGTTGGCCGGAAACCCGCGCGTTATTGGGATGTGTCAAGTCGGGCAATCCAAATCGCGGGCGGGAGTACATCGGCGATGGACACGACACAGAAGCATCGCGTTGGTTGATCAAGCGCGTGGATGCCGGCTCTCCCGAACGCCCGCTCAATATCACGATTTGGGGCGGTCAAACCGATCTCGCGCAGGCGTTGTGGCGAGTCCGCCGCGATCGCGGAACGTCTGGGTTCGCACAGTTTGCGAAGCGTTTTCGGGTCTTTGACATTGGTGATCAGGATGGCGTCGCCGAATGGATGCGGACCGAGTTCCCCGGCATGCACTACATCCTGAGCAAAGCGCCCGCGGGCAAGGACCGTCGGCTGGGAACTTATCGCGGCATGTATCTCGGCGGGGACGAGTCGCTGACGAGCCGCGAGTGGATCGAGCAGCACGTGCGCAAGACGGGGACGCTTGGCGCATTGTATCCAATCAAAACCTGGACCGACCCAAATCCGAATGCCTGCCTCAAGGAAGGCGACACGCCCTCGTGGTTCTTCTTTCTTCCGCCGGGCGGCAACGATCCGAAAGCTCCCTCGAAGCCTGGATGGGGCGGCCGGTATCGGAAGGCGACGGATGGCTGGTTTCGCGACTTTGACACAGAAGTTACGGATCGGCGCGAAGCCGTCAGCCGATGGCGGCCGGCGTTCCAGTCGGACTTCGCACGGCGCATGTCGTGGTGTCTGCCCGGCGGATCCTGA